In the Micromonospora narathiwatensis genome, one interval contains:
- the coaD gene encoding pantetheine-phosphate adenylyltransferase: MRRAVCPGSFDPVTNGHLDIIGRASRLFDEVIVGVLINQSKQGLFTVEERIDMLREVTASYDNVRVESFRGLLVDFCRAQQASVLIKGLRAVSDFDYELQMAQMNIGLAGVETLFMPTNPLYSFLSSSLVKDVAKWGGDISAHVPDTVRQQLTTRLHPTPRP, translated from the coding sequence ATGAGACGCGCGGTCTGCCCGGGCTCCTTCGACCCGGTCACCAACGGACACCTCGACATCATCGGTCGGGCCAGCCGGCTCTTCGACGAGGTGATTGTCGGCGTGCTGATCAACCAGTCCAAGCAGGGGCTGTTCACCGTCGAGGAGCGCATCGACATGCTCCGCGAGGTGACCGCGTCGTACGACAACGTGCGGGTCGAGTCGTTCCGTGGGCTGCTGGTGGACTTCTGTCGTGCCCAGCAGGCGAGCGTGCTGATCAAGGGCCTGCGGGCGGTCAGCGACTTCGACTACGAACTCCAGATGGCCCAGATGAACATCGGCCTGGCCGGCGTGGAGACGCTCTTCATGCCGACCAATCCGCTCTACTCCTTCCTCTCCTCCAGTCTGGTCAAGGACGTGGCCAAGTGGGGCGGCGACATCTCCGCCCACGTCCCCGACACCGTCCGCCAACAACTCACCACCCGCCTCCACCCCACCCCCCGCCCCTAA
- a CDS encoding SPFH domain-containing protein, whose product MDPLDRIDELIAMVEQARSVPMSRNNCMVDRGEMIAALDELRAELPADLRRAAALLEERDKIMEAGKREADRIISEGEAEHARLVSVNEITVSAEHEGARIIAEARAEAQRLRDEVDDYVDTALANFEQFLTRALASIERGRDKMHALREIGTFAGDEADRPLPF is encoded by the coding sequence GTGGACCCGCTCGATCGCATCGACGAACTGATCGCCATGGTGGAGCAGGCCCGCTCCGTCCCGATGTCGCGCAACAACTGCATGGTCGACCGGGGTGAGATGATCGCCGCCCTCGACGAGCTGCGCGCCGAGCTTCCCGCCGACCTGCGCCGGGCCGCCGCGCTGCTGGAGGAGCGGGACAAGATCATGGAGGCCGGCAAGCGCGAGGCCGACCGGATCATCAGCGAGGGTGAGGCGGAACACGCCCGCCTGGTCTCGGTGAACGAGATCACGGTCTCCGCCGAGCACGAGGGCGCCCGGATCATCGCCGAGGCCCGCGCCGAGGCGCAGCGCCTCCGCGACGAGGTGGACGACTACGTCGACACCGCGCTGGCCAACTTCGAACAGTTCCTCACCCGGGCGCTCGCCTCGATCGAGCGCGGCCGGGACAAGATGCACGCGCTGCGCGAGATCGGCACCTTCGCGGGTGACGAGGCCGATCGGCCGCTACCCTTCTGA
- a CDS encoding YceD family protein, translating to MPKHSSSPLNPRSPLVLDTRELPRRPGALRTVKRVVPAPEDLGVELIGVPVGADLDLDLRLESVSEGVLVSGTVSGPVKGECGRCLREIDDSVSVRIQELYAYENSTTDDTTDEDEVGRMQGDLIDLEPALRDAVVLALPTNPLCREDCPGLCPDCGVHWDDLPADHSHQQIDPRWAGLSQLTRTEE from the coding sequence ATGCCCAAACACTCGTCATCCCCACTCAACCCCAGGTCGCCGCTGGTCCTCGACACGAGGGAACTGCCGCGTCGGCCTGGCGCGTTGCGTACGGTCAAGCGGGTCGTGCCGGCACCGGAGGACCTCGGCGTGGAGTTGATCGGCGTGCCGGTGGGCGCGGACCTCGACCTCGACCTGAGGTTGGAGTCGGTGTCCGAGGGCGTGCTCGTCTCCGGGACCGTCTCGGGCCCGGTCAAGGGCGAGTGCGGCCGCTGCCTGCGCGAGATCGACGACTCGGTGTCGGTGCGGATCCAGGAGCTGTACGCGTACGAGAACAGCACCACGGACGACACGACAGACGAGGACGAGGTAGGCCGGATGCAGGGCGATCTGATCGACCTGGAGCCGGCGCTGCGGGACGCGGTGGTGCTCGCGCTGCCGACGAACCCGCTCTGCCGGGAGGACTGCCCAGGCTTGTGCCCCGACTGTGGGGTGCACTGGGACGATCTGCCGGCCGACCACAGCCATCAGCAGATCGACCCGCGTTGGGCGGGCCTGTCGCAACTGACCCGTACAGAGGAGTAA
- the rpmF gene encoding 50S ribosomal protein L32 — protein sequence MAVPKRKMSRSNTRARRAQWKAAAVATVACPQCKSAKLPHTACSVCGTYNGRQVLEV from the coding sequence GTGGCCGTCCCCAAGCGCAAGATGTCGCGCAGCAACACCCGGGCCCGTCGGGCGCAGTGGAAGGCCGCGGCGGTCGCGACCGTGGCCTGCCCGCAGTGCAAGTCGGCCAAGCTGCCGCACACCGCCTGCTCCGTCTGCGGCACCTACAACGGCCGCCAGGTCCTCGAGGTCTGA
- a CDS encoding phosphate acyltransferase PlsX — protein MEPGTARIAVDLLGGDDAPAVVVDGALRAVRTDPDLHLLLVGPTEVAGGLIGALNPEQRARVTVRPVRTAVGMADHPTAARAESTVRAAVTAVRDGLADAIVSAGSTGATVTAAALGLGRWAGIRRPALVATLPAVAGPVVLLDVGGTLESGPATLTRHAVLGAAYAAVAHTVAAPRVGLLSVGTEAGKGDRLRRLADPALAAVPLPCDGRYVGLVEGFDISLGARADVVVTDGFTGNVLLKAIEGAYAMAGGPPASGGAPRAAALLGVAGTVVVCHGAARPADVASGIALAAHLWRRGATNTVSTLLDAVPHDPAPDRNDTEVAP, from the coding sequence ATGGAGCCGGGCACCGCGCGGATCGCCGTCGACCTCCTCGGCGGGGACGATGCTCCCGCCGTCGTGGTTGACGGCGCTCTGCGGGCGGTGCGTACCGACCCAGACCTGCACCTGCTGCTCGTCGGACCGACCGAGGTCGCCGGCGGGCTGATCGGTGCGCTGAACCCGGAGCAACGCGCCCGGGTCACGGTCCGCCCGGTGCGGACCGCCGTCGGCATGGCCGACCATCCCACCGCCGCGCGCGCGGAGAGCACCGTCCGCGCGGCGGTCACCGCCGTCCGCGACGGGCTCGCCGACGCGATCGTCTCCGCCGGCTCGACCGGCGCCACCGTCACCGCCGCCGCGCTCGGCCTCGGCCGGTGGGCCGGCATCCGCCGCCCGGCCCTGGTGGCCACCCTGCCCGCCGTCGCCGGCCCGGTGGTGCTGCTGGACGTCGGCGGCACGCTGGAGTCCGGCCCCGCCACCCTCACCCGGCACGCCGTGCTCGGCGCCGCGTACGCCGCCGTGGCGCACACCGTCGCCGCGCCCCGGGTCGGGCTGCTCTCCGTCGGCACCGAGGCCGGCAAGGGTGACCGGCTGCGCCGCCTCGCCGACCCCGCCCTCGCCGCCGTGCCGCTGCCCTGCGACGGCCGCTACGTGGGCCTCGTCGAGGGGTTCGACATCTCCCTCGGCGCGCGCGCCGACGTCGTGGTCACCGACGGGTTCACCGGTAACGTGCTGCTCAAGGCCATCGAGGGCGCGTACGCGATGGCCGGCGGGCCGCCGGCCAGTGGCGGTGCCCCGCGTGCCGCGGCCCTGCTCGGCGTGGCCGGCACGGTGGTCGTCTGTCACGGGGCGGCCCGGCCCGCCGACGTCGCCTCCGGCATCGCCCTCGCCGCCCACCTGTGGCGACGTGGCGCCACCAACACCGTCTCCACTCTGCTCGACGCTGTCCCGCACGATCCCGCACCTGACCGTAACGACACCGAGGTAGCACCATGA